One window from the genome of Pedobacter schmidteae encodes:
- a CDS encoding cytochrome ubiquinol oxidase subunit I, which produces MDDFLAARLQMAFSLGFHIVFACIGMVMPFFMSVAHFYWLKTKKVVYRDVTKAWSKGVAIFFATGAVSGTVLSFELGLLWPKFMEHAGPIFGMPFSLEGTAFFIEAIALGFYLYGWNRINPWFHWATGVVVGISGLLSGILVVAANAWMNSPAGFDYIDGQYLNIDPIKAMFNEAWFSQSLHMCVAAFVSTGFAVAGVHALMILKGKNVRFHSKAFKIAAVFGTVAACLQPISGDISAKDVAKRQPEKLAAMEAHFHTERNAPLIIGGIPDTASKKVDYAIKIPGLLSFMATGDFNGEVKGLDSVPKDEQPPVAVTHYAFQIMVGLGMAMVLLALLYFIALWKKKEWLDSRWLLKLFVLATPLGFIALEAGWTVTEVGRQPWIIRGVMRTADAVTPMPGIAYSFYLFTAVYISLSVIVSLLLFRQITMVGKLYDSENQAKDL; this is translated from the coding sequence ATGGACGATTTTTTAGCTGCCCGCCTCCAAATGGCCTTTTCTTTAGGCTTTCATATTGTTTTTGCCTGTATTGGTATGGTGATGCCCTTCTTTATGTCGGTGGCCCACTTTTACTGGCTCAAAACCAAAAAGGTGGTTTATAGAGATGTAACCAAGGCATGGAGTAAGGGAGTGGCTATTTTTTTTGCTACCGGTGCAGTTTCAGGTACGGTATTGTCTTTTGAACTCGGTTTGCTCTGGCCCAAATTTATGGAGCATGCCGGGCCAATATTTGGAATGCCGTTTTCTTTGGAGGGGACGGCATTTTTTATAGAAGCCATTGCGCTTGGCTTTTATCTGTACGGCTGGAACCGAATTAACCCCTGGTTTCATTGGGCAACCGGGGTAGTGGTAGGTATTAGTGGCTTACTTTCTGGAATTCTGGTGGTTGCCGCAAACGCCTGGATGAATAGTCCCGCGGGTTTTGACTATATTGATGGTCAGTATTTGAACATAGACCCCATTAAGGCTATGTTTAATGAAGCCTGGTTTTCGCAATCACTACACATGTGTGTGGCCGCATTTGTTTCAACCGGTTTTGCTGTTGCAGGTGTACACGCTTTAATGATTCTTAAAGGTAAAAATGTAAGGTTTCACAGCAAAGCTTTTAAAATTGCAGCTGTATTTGGGACGGTTGCAGCTTGTTTGCAGCCCATTAGTGGCGATATTTCGGCCAAAGATGTGGCAAAGCGGCAACCTGAAAAGCTGGCGGCCATGGAAGCTCATTTTCATACGGAAAGAAATGCTCCACTTATTATTGGTGGGATACCAGATACAGCCAGCAAAAAAGTAGATTATGCCATTAAAATTCCGGGCTTGCTCAGCTTTATGGCTACGGGCGACTTTAATGGCGAAGTGAAGGGTTTGGACAGTGTGCCAAAAGATGAGCAACCACCTGTTGCCGTAACCCATTATGCCTTTCAGATTATGGTAGGATTAGGGATGGCCATGGTACTGCTGGCTTTGTTATATTTTATAGCCTTGTGGAAGAAGAAAGAATGGCTGGACAGCCGCTGGCTGCTTAAACTGTTTGTACTGGCTACGCCGCTGGGCTTCATTGCTTTGGAGGCTGGTTGGACGGTAACAGAAGTTGGCCGGCAACCCTGGATCATCAGGGGGGTAATGCGTACCGCAGATGCGGTAACTCCTATGCCGGGCATAGCCTATTCCTTTTACCTGTTCACCGCCGTATACATCTCGTTATCTGTTATCGTAAGCTTATTGCTGTTCAGACAGATTACTATGGTGGGCAAATTATACGATTCTGAAAACCAAGCAAAAGACCTTTAA
- a CDS encoding cytochrome d ubiquinol oxidase subunit II — MIYVVIVFLWTAILLYILLGGADFGAGIIELMTAKTNKAKTRKTMYKAIGPIWEANHMWLIIAIVILFVGFPKIYTTISVYLHIPLVCMLLGIIARGTAFVFRNYDAVKDDMQKVYTPIFVYSSLITPFFLGIIAASSVSGQIDPQANDFVSAYIFSWLNWFSVAVGIFTVSICGFLATIFIIGQSDNDGDRQHFIGKARRAIFFVMGCGALVFLAAGAEGIPLATWIFGDTPGLIAIIAASLSLIVMFYALNQNKPILLRLLAGFQITMILFAATYSHFPDIVLLKNGTNLSLLLHQGQAKTIDSLGYALLIGSLFILPALIYLIYIFQKPKEGLGDH, encoded by the coding sequence ATGATATATGTAGTGATCGTTTTCCTTTGGACTGCCATTTTGTTGTATATTTTGCTTGGAGGTGCTGATTTTGGTGCCGGTATCATTGAGTTGATGACCGCTAAAACCAATAAAGCCAAAACGCGTAAAACCATGTATAAAGCCATAGGGCCAATATGGGAAGCCAATCACATGTGGCTGATTATTGCTATTGTGATTCTTTTTGTAGGCTTTCCCAAAATATATACCACCATTTCTGTTTACCTGCATATTCCATTGGTATGTATGCTATTGGGTATTATTGCCCGGGGTACCGCTTTTGTGTTTAGGAACTATGATGCGGTAAAAGACGATATGCAAAAGGTGTATACGCCTATTTTTGTTTATTCGAGTTTAATTACGCCTTTTTTTCTGGGCATTATTGCGGCCAGTTCTGTATCGGGACAGATTGATCCGCAGGCCAATGATTTTGTATCCGCTTATATTTTCAGCTGGTTAAACTGGTTTTCTGTAGCGGTAGGTATTTTTACGGTAAGCATTTGCGGTTTTCTGGCTACCATTTTCATCATTGGGCAAAGCGACAATGATGGCGATAGACAGCATTTTATCGGGAAAGCAAGAAGGGCTATTTTTTTTGTAATGGGTTGCGGTGCACTGGTTTTTCTGGCTGCCGGTGCAGAAGGTATTCCATTGGCCACCTGGATATTTGGAGATACCCCTGGTCTGATTGCCATTATAGCTGCAAGTTTGTCGTTGATAGTGATGTTTTATGCTTTAAATCAGAATAAGCCGATCTTGTTGCGTTTGCTGGCCGGTTTTCAGATCACTATGATTTTATTTGCAGCTACGTATTCGCATTTTCCTGACATTGTATTGCTTAAAAATGGGACTAATCTTTCCTTGCTGCTGCATCAGGGGCAGGCTAAAACTATTGATTCGCTGGGGTATGCGCTATTAATTGGCAGTTTATTTATTTTGCCTGCATTGATATACCTGATCTATATTTTTCAAAAACCCAAAGAAGGATTGGGCGATCATTAA
- a CDS encoding beta-sandwich domain-containing protein: protein MTFSFTEVFSQQPAKKEIPPPLPTRQISGIVKDSTDLGVIGATVSLTSDKDTLKTSTNSDGIFIFKDVKSATYTLVVQSIGYEKSPVMRFKQNDMIPRIVMDPIVLKEQKNTLNEVVISGTPSITYKTDTVEYKASDYVVRKNATVDELLKKMEGMEVGNDGSLVHQGETVAKAKLNGKEYLGGDIANAIKNLPAEIVDKIQIVDDYGDQAARTGVKDGDPQKILNITTRTDKSVGNMVNLHAAGGSNERKETGLFATRINGNQQMGINGNYKDVINLNALSGSNKSGDARFSLRDKIGKKIEYNLNYQFTDSKGDNLNQTESLSNISRRASDGTLLNGQLLSNRWGNSLQKSNNHTFRLEFEVDLDSSNYLKVIPTINYNSSNNNDTSSVVQRGSAMALKMDQDRNVRNNNSKTAPELGVSVFYQHTFKKYRRNFSTQIDLNKNNQDNEQLRYNFTRFYREDLPQKDSILNQLIARKNLRDNYRGSMTYVEPLGVNTQFEVNAQVNYNGYDNTATTRNILDDGFSSVVDSLSNIYNYSFTQGRIALNFRYGMANTSKVRFSVGLTGVPALLSGTKLSLGTTTRRSSFNLIPIARFEYRWTRQQKLSLNYSGNAVEPTFDQIQPVRDVTNPNNPVIGNPDLHATFVHTLRGDYNNYIANSKLNISFNANGSYTENAVIQNISTVPNPGLAGTYINETRFLNVSGVYRLNGNYNISKQLNNRKYNLQLNGTVNYSHNLSMRDGILNTTNITSLNQRFGPKINPTDWFEINADIGYKIDKSDNTTAGFANNTINTLSLNLDGRIYLWDSWMFAYNGSKQYISGVVGNTNTKPLVINASLERQLFNRRGQITFQAFDILNQNNTLSYNQLADGGYTNTFVNPMSRYFMLKLSMRLQKWSGAQGRGGRGIMRRGDGSFM, encoded by the coding sequence ATGACGTTCAGTTTTACTGAGGTATTTTCGCAACAGCCAGCTAAAAAGGAAATACCCCCTCCTTTACCTACAAGGCAAATCAGCGGTATTGTTAAAGACAGTACAGATTTGGGGGTAATAGGCGCTACTGTTAGTCTTACTTCAGACAAGGATACCCTAAAGACCTCCACCAATAGCGATGGTATTTTTATTTTTAAAGATGTAAAATCGGCAACCTATACGCTTGTAGTACAAAGTATAGGGTATGAGAAGTCGCCCGTTATGCGTTTTAAACAAAATGATATGATCCCCAGAATTGTGATGGATCCCATTGTGTTGAAAGAGCAAAAAAATACCTTAAACGAAGTTGTCATTAGCGGTACGCCTTCTATAACCTATAAAACGGATACGGTTGAATATAAAGCCAGTGATTATGTGGTACGGAAAAATGCAACAGTTGATGAGTTGTTAAAGAAGATGGAAGGCATGGAAGTGGGCAATGATGGAAGCTTAGTTCACCAGGGTGAGACAGTTGCCAAAGCGAAGCTGAATGGTAAAGAATACCTTGGCGGAGATATTGCCAATGCAATTAAAAACCTTCCTGCAGAGATTGTAGATAAAATTCAGATTGTTGACGATTATGGGGATCAGGCTGCCCGTACCGGTGTTAAAGATGGAGATCCGCAGAAGATATTGAACATCACCACCAGAACAGATAAATCTGTAGGTAACATGGTAAATTTACATGCGGCCGGAGGGAGTAATGAGAGAAAAGAAACCGGATTGTTTGCTACACGGATTAATGGCAATCAGCAGATGGGCATAAATGGTAATTACAAAGATGTAATCAATTTGAACGCCCTTAGTGGTTCCAATAAGAGCGGAGATGCCAGATTCAGTTTGCGTGATAAAATCGGGAAAAAGATAGAGTATAATTTGAATTACCAATTTACGGACTCAAAAGGAGACAATCTCAATCAGACCGAATCATTAAGCAATATCAGTCGTCGTGCTTCCGATGGCACGCTTCTTAATGGACAATTGTTGTCTAATAGATGGGGTAATAGTTTGCAGAAATCTAATAATCATACGTTTAGGCTTGAGTTTGAAGTGGACCTGGATTCAAGTAATTATCTGAAAGTTATTCCTACGATTAACTATAATTCTTCTAATAATAATGACACTTCCTCAGTAGTTCAAAGGGGGAGCGCTATGGCTTTGAAGATGGATCAGGATCGTAATGTAAGGAACAACAATTCTAAAACAGCACCTGAACTTGGTGTTTCGGTCTTTTATCAACATACCTTTAAAAAGTATAGAAGGAACTTTTCGACACAGATAGATTTGAATAAAAACAATCAGGATAATGAGCAATTAAGATATAACTTTACAAGATTTTATCGTGAAGACTTACCTCAGAAAGATTCCATACTTAATCAGCTTATAGCTCGTAAGAATCTGCGTGATAATTATCGCGGAAGTATGACTTACGTGGAGCCGCTTGGTGTGAATACTCAATTTGAAGTTAACGCTCAGGTCAATTATAACGGATACGACAATACAGCCACGACAAGAAATATTTTAGACGACGGTTTTTCTAGTGTCGTAGATTCATTGAGTAACATTTACAATTATTCATTTACACAAGGCCGGATTGCATTGAATTTTAGATATGGAATGGCGAATACTTCCAAAGTTCGTTTCTCTGTTGGTTTAACAGGTGTACCTGCTTTGCTATCCGGCACTAAATTAAGTCTTGGTACAACCACTCGCCGTAGTAGCTTTAACCTGATTCCTATTGCCAGATTCGAATATCGTTGGACCAGGCAACAAAAATTATCGCTGAATTATTCTGGAAATGCTGTAGAACCAACTTTTGATCAGATACAGCCGGTTAGGGATGTTACGAATCCAAATAATCCGGTTATTGGTAACCCTGACTTGCATGCTACTTTTGTACACACTTTAAGAGGCGATTACAATAATTACATCGCAAATTCGAAGCTTAATATTTCATTTAATGCAAATGGATCTTATACTGAAAATGCGGTTATTCAAAATATTTCAACTGTACCTAATCCAGGCCTCGCCGGAACCTATATAAATGAAACGCGCTTCTTAAACGTTAGCGGAGTGTATAGACTGAACGGTAATTATAACATCAGTAAGCAACTGAACAACAGGAAATATAACCTGCAACTTAATGGTACTGTAAACTATAGTCATAACCTGAGCATGAGGGATGGGATTTTGAATACCACCAATATCACCTCTTTAAATCAGCGCTTTGGCCCAAAAATCAATCCTACAGATTGGTTTGAAATCAATGCCGATATCGGCTATAAAATTGATAAATCTGACAATACAACAGCGGGTTTTGCGAATAATACCATCAACACACTTTCGCTTAATTTAGATGGAAGGATTTATTTATGGGACTCATGGATGTTTGCTTACAATGGCAGTAAACAGTATATAAGCGGTGTAGTTGGAAATACAAATACTAAACCGTTGGTGATAAATGCAAGTTTAGAACGTCAGCTTTTTAACCGCAGAGGTCAGATTACTTTTCAGGCATTCGATATTTTAAATCAGAACAATACACTTAGCTATAATCAATTAGCAGATGGTGGTTATACGAATACATTTGTGAATCCTATGAGCAGATACTTTATGCTTAAACTGAGCATGCGACTGCAGAAATGGTCGGGCGCGCAAGGACGCGGCGGCAGGGGGATTATGCGCAGAGGCGATGGTAGCTTTATGTAA
- a CDS encoding M1 family aminopeptidase gives MVDFRNTFRRCILLLFWCSLSIVAAAQQVETGVSKQLALYRKSVISDVRYVLEFDIPAQKLEKIIATEVLNFNLKANDQTLQLDFKEDKSKLWKLTVNGKEVPVEHRSEHLLIAAKYLKKGSNQIKIAFQSGEAALNRNADYLYTLFVPDRARTVFPCFDQPDLKATYNLTLKVPADWKAIANAPLKDSALVNGKKTYRFVTSDTLSTYLFSFVAGKFEQQLSSLGSRKADFLYRETDTAKIKYSMNEIFKLHADALKYFEDWTAIPYPFQKFDFAAIPDFQFGGMEHVGAIQYKASALFLDGTATKDQLNSRNNLIAHETAHMWFGDLVTMNWFTDVWMKEVFANFMADKSAEGSVGQDVFDLKFLVDHFPAAYGVDRTTGANPIRQDLDNLKDAGSLYGNIIYHKAPIMMRQLERLMGKEKFQQGVREYLRKFANDNASWPDLIGILDKYAVADLQQWNKVWVNEPGRPVLNYNIENKGNKISRFTINQTAEYGGSRIWPQLFELTLYYKGYSKEITVNLNVAQVDVKEAVGMEVPLFVLFNSSGQGYGLWPVDTAMFSHLYEMDKPLNRASAYISLYENMLNGRGIKPARLLSLLVAGLNKEKEELNIKLMTSYIGSIYWAFLSASDRELVTAPLEKEIWNAMQEQPTNNVKKLLFKTYQDIFLTKEAAEKLHEIWKSQQAPEGVKLAEDDYTSLAFSLALRNDQDADLLKTQLLRISNADRKKRFEFMMPALSSNGAERDQFFKSLESKTNRTKEANVVAALYYLHHPLRQASSAKYLKKSLELLEEIQTAGDIFFPQNWLQAILSYYQSAEAASVVTGFLKANPNYNPKLKAKLLQAADNLFRARKLMQ, from the coding sequence ATGGTCGACTTTCGTAATACTTTCAGACGTTGCATTTTGCTTTTATTCTGGTGTTCGCTTTCCATCGTTGCTGCAGCGCAACAGGTAGAAACCGGTGTGTCAAAACAACTGGCATTATATCGAAAATCTGTTATTAGTGATGTTCGTTATGTGCTTGAATTTGATATTCCTGCCCAAAAATTGGAGAAAATTATAGCAACGGAGGTCTTGAACTTCAATTTGAAGGCAAATGATCAAACCTTGCAGTTGGATTTTAAAGAAGATAAATCGAAGCTGTGGAAGTTGACCGTCAACGGAAAGGAAGTTCCGGTTGAGCACCGTTCCGAACACCTGTTGATTGCTGCGAAATACCTGAAAAAAGGAAGTAACCAGATAAAGATAGCATTTCAATCGGGCGAGGCTGCATTAAACCGGAATGCCGATTATCTGTATACTTTGTTTGTACCCGATAGGGCCAGAACTGTTTTTCCTTGTTTTGATCAGCCCGATCTAAAAGCGACCTATAATTTGACCCTGAAGGTTCCGGCCGACTGGAAGGCTATTGCCAACGCTCCTTTAAAAGACAGCGCTTTGGTAAATGGCAAAAAAACTTATCGTTTTGTAACCTCAGATACTTTGAGTACTTATCTGTTTTCTTTTGTAGCCGGAAAATTTGAACAGCAATTGTCCAGTCTTGGAAGCAGGAAAGCAGATTTCCTGTACCGTGAAACTGACACCGCAAAAATAAAGTACAGCATGAACGAGATATTTAAACTTCATGCTGACGCATTGAAATATTTTGAAGATTGGACCGCAATTCCTTATCCTTTTCAGAAGTTTGATTTTGCGGCGATCCCCGATTTTCAATTTGGAGGTATGGAACATGTTGGTGCCATACAGTACAAAGCTTCTGCTTTGTTTTTAGATGGAACCGCCACAAAAGATCAGTTAAATTCGAGAAATAATTTGATTGCCCATGAAACGGCACACATGTGGTTTGGCGATCTGGTGACCATGAACTGGTTTACCGATGTATGGATGAAAGAGGTATTTGCCAATTTTATGGCCGATAAAAGTGCCGAAGGCAGTGTAGGGCAGGATGTATTTGACCTGAAGTTTTTAGTGGACCACTTTCCTGCTGCATATGGCGTAGATCGTACTACAGGAGCCAATCCGATCCGGCAGGATCTGGATAACCTGAAGGACGCAGGGTCTCTTTATGGTAATATCATATATCACAAGGCACCCATCATGATGCGCCAACTGGAGCGTTTGATGGGTAAAGAAAAGTTTCAACAGGGGGTAAGGGAATACCTCAGGAAATTTGCCAATGACAATGCCTCCTGGCCCGATCTGATTGGTATTCTGGATAAGTATGCCGTCGCCGATTTGCAGCAATGGAATAAAGTATGGGTAAATGAGCCGGGCCGGCCAGTTCTGAATTACAATATCGAAAATAAGGGCAATAAAATCAGCCGTTTTACCATCAATCAAACTGCCGAATACGGAGGTTCAAGGATCTGGCCACAGCTTTTTGAGTTGACCTTATATTATAAGGGGTACAGCAAAGAAATTACAGTTAATTTAAATGTTGCCCAGGTAGACGTCAAAGAGGCGGTAGGCATGGAGGTTCCTTTATTTGTATTGTTTAATTCATCCGGACAGGGCTATGGCTTGTGGCCCGTAGACACCGCTATGTTTAGCCATCTGTACGAGATGGATAAACCTTTAAACAGGGCTTCTGCTTATATTTCATTGTATGAAAATATGTTGAATGGTAGGGGGATAAAGCCTGCCAGACTGTTGAGTCTTCTTGTAGCGGGACTGAACAAAGAAAAAGAAGAACTGAACATTAAACTGATGACCAGTTACATCGGAAGCATTTACTGGGCATTCCTGTCGGCATCGGATCGGGAACTTGTGACTGCACCGCTGGAGAAAGAAATCTGGAATGCCATGCAGGAGCAGCCAACCAATAACGTTAAAAAATTATTGTTTAAAACTTATCAGGATATATTCCTGACAAAGGAAGCTGCCGAGAAACTGCATGAAATATGGAAATCACAGCAGGCGCCGGAAGGGGTAAAGCTGGCTGAGGATGATTATACTTCACTGGCATTTTCGCTGGCTTTAAGAAACGATCAGGATGCTGATTTATTGAAAACACAACTGTTGCGCATCAGCAATGCAGATAGAAAGAAAAGGTTTGAATTTATGATGCCAGCACTTTCTTCAAATGGGGCAGAAAGAGATCAGTTTTTTAAAAGCCTGGAGTCGAAAACCAACAGGACAAAAGAAGCCAATGTGGTAGCCGCGCTTTATTACCTGCATCACCCCTTAAGACAGGCCAGCTCCGCAAAATATTTGAAAAAGAGTTTGGAGTTGCTGGAAGAAATTCAAACTGCGGGTGATATTTTCTTTCCTCAGAATTGGCTGCAGGCGATTTTAAGTTATTATCAGAGTGCTGAAGCAGCATCTGTTGTTACCGGATTTTTAAAAGCAAACCCCAACTATAACCCCAAATTAAAAGCGAAGTTATTGCAGGCAGCCGATAACCTATTCAGAGCAAGGAAGCTGATGCAGTAG